Sequence from the Rutidosis leptorrhynchoides isolate AG116_Rl617_1_P2 chromosome 3, CSIRO_AGI_Rlap_v1, whole genome shotgun sequence genome:
tgagtttaaccataatttttggatatagtttcatgttcataataaaaatcattttctcagaataacaacttttaaatcaaagtttatcatagtttttaattaactaacccaaaacagcccgcggtgttactacgacggcgtaaatccggttttacggtgtttttcgtgtttccaggttttaaatcattaagttagcatatcatatagatatagaacatgtgtttagttgattttaaaagtcaagttagaaggattaacttttgtttgcgaacaagtttagaattaactaaactatgttctagtgattacaagtttaaaccttcgaataagatagctttatatgtatgaatagaatgatgttatgaacatcattactaccttaagttccttggatgaacctactggaaaagagaaaaatggatctagcttcaatggatccttggatggctcaaagttcttgaagcaaaatcatgacacgaaaacaagttcaagtaagatcatcacttgaaataagattgttatagttatagaaattgaaccaaagtttgaatatgattattaccttgtattagaatgataacctactgtaagaaacaaagatttcttgaggttggatgatcaccttacaagattggaagtgagctagcaaacttgaaagtattcttgattttatgaaactagaacttttggaatttatgaagaacacttagaacttgaagatagaacttgagagagttcaattagatgaagaaaattgaagaatgaaagtgtttgtaggtgtttttggtcgttggtgtatggattagatataaaggatatgtaattttgttttcatgtaaataagtcatgaatgattactcatatttttgtaatcttatgagatatttcatgctagttgccaaatgatggttcccacatgtgttaggtgactcacatgggctgctaagagctgatcattggagtgtatataccaatagtacatacatctaaaagctgtgtattgtacgagtacgaatacgggtgcatacgagtagaattgttgatgaaactgaacgagaatgtaattgtaagcatttttgttaagtagaagtattttgataagtgtattgaagtctttcaaaagtgtataaatacatattaaaacactacatgtatatacattttaactgagtcgttaagtcatcgttagtcgttacatgtaagtgttgttttgaaacctttaggttaacgatcttgttaaatgttgttaacccaatgtttataataacaaaagagattttaaattattatattatcatgatattatgatgtacgaatatctcttaatatgatatatatacattaaatgtcgttacaacgataaacgttacatatatgtctcgtttcaaaatcattaagttagtagtcttgtttttacatatgtagttcatttttaatataattaatgatatgtttacttatcataatatcatgttaactatatatataaccatatatatgtcatcatatagtttttttacaagttttaacgttcgtgaatcaccggtcaacttgggtggtcaattgtctatatgaaacctatttcaattaatcaagtcttaacaagtttgattgcttaacatgttggaaacatttaatcatgtaaacatcaatctcaattaatatatataaacatggaaaagttcgggtcactacagcatgggatttgtgcttcaaggccatgcgatcgcatggccctctgatccagctcacaaacttttaactttttgtttgtcgacataattttatataatatatttaatttatataattaattatatattatattaaattcacatgcatagttgacttgtaatttttgttccgataagtcgtacgtcatcacttgacttatgtctcggttctggtttttcaaatgtcctttcgtacgctgagaaaacttgcattttacgtttcgtgacacgtaccattgtcaaaatatagccttaaattatccctaaactataccactcaaagtatatcttaaactttcgagtattttggtcatttacttctataaatcatcgtctcactatttgttaatatgtgtgtgtgtgtgtgtatatatatatatatatatatatatataataataataataataataataataataataataataataataataatttatttttatgaccaagttaatattatattttatcgtattgttaaatatatattttcaattttaataaacacattttaaaatacatatcacaagttattcatatatctaattccaactgttaatattccttattattgtatgtgtccaaattacattatttaaacaaacactttaccatttattccgaataccgttaagaatgaatgatttcccaaatcaacgtggacctcacaactgagacccgtaataatatcataatccttaagggactcattaaatatcttttaattcaatcgtttggcataatcttttaattccgtagttgaatatatcaatcagataatcaaaccaataagtttaatgcacagtatcatttacttaacattttgttatgttttcaagttatagtatatgtacctatttacatataattgttcacgaatctttgagaacaatcgaagggtaattgaataattcaaaattttgagattcaacttcatagactttgctcatcgtgtcggaaacgttaaatcatttaaagataaagtttaaatttggtcaaaaatttctgggttgtcacagtatgctatttgagaagcgtacacgttggtttgcgtgtattattaagatgattatacaaagggtataaaatatatatacgttaagtttagttaccagggtgctcaatttcgtagaatattttgataaacgtttctggatgaaacaactgaaaacttgtgattcacctttatatacagattatgcgcaacattaaaactatgaacttaccaacctttgtgttgacacttttaagcatgtttattctcaggttccctagaagtcttccgttgtttgcttatatgttagacaagctatgtgcatggagtcatacatgacatatttttcaaggaaacgttgcattcaccaaatcatcaccatgtatcttattttgactgcattatcaacggaagtattattgtaaattattatattacggtgattgtctatatgtagaaatcatcagatgtcgaaaacctttgatttaaatattcatttatggtgtgccttttcaaaagaatgcaatgtttacaaaacgtatcatatagaggtcaaatacctcgcaatgaaatcgatgaatgacgtgttcgtccatatggatttggagcgatcatcacaggtcattacagtacctccccgttaaagaaaatttcgtcccgaaattttgagtagtacctgtttcatgagcgatatcagtgaacaaatgtggatacttttgcttcatttgatcctcatgttcccaagtaaactcgggtcctcgtctagcgttccaacgaaccctaactatcggtattttgctttgttttagttgtttgacctcacggtccatgatttcaacaggttcttcgacaaaatggagtttatcattgattcgtatttcgtcaagaggaattacgacatcctcttcagctaaacatttcttcaaatttgacacgtgaaatgtgtcgtgaacactactaagttcttgcggtagctttaatcgataagcaactgctccaattctttcggtgatttcaaagggtcctacgtacctaggacttagttttcctcgtttaccgaatcgtacaacgcctttccagggtgacactttcaacatgactttgtcgcccacttgaaattctagcggttttcttcttaaatcagcataactcttttgacgactcatcaccgttttcaatcgctgttgtatttgaatgatcttttaagtggtttcatgaataatttctggtccattaagttgtctttctcctacttcactccaacagataggagatctgcactttctaccataaagtgcttcaaatggcgctgcgttgatgctcgtatgatagctgttattatatgaaaattctgccaacggtaagtgtcgatcccaactggttctaaagtcaatcacacatgcccgtaacatgtcttccaatgtttgtattgttctttcactttgaccatctgtctgtgggtgataagcggtgctcatatctaatcgagttcccaatgctttttgtaatgactgccaaaaacatgatgtgaatcgggtgtcgcgatcagatatgatagagatgggtacaccatgtctggaaactacttccttcaaatataggtgtgctaatttctccatactgtctgtctcctttattggtagaaagtgagctgatttagttagacgatcaactatcacccaaataatatcatgactacttgcagtccttggcaatttcgtaatgaaatccatggttattctttcccatttccactgcggaatttctggttgttgcagtaatcctgatggcttttggtgctcagctttgacctttgcacacgtcaaacatttgctaacataagtagcaatttctgtcttcatattaggacaccaatagaacttcttgagatcgtggtacattttcccgtttcctggatgaattgagtacctcgttttgtgtgcttcatccagtactagttgctttaggttaccatgtcttggtacccatatcctaccagctaAATACAGGGTTCTATCGGCTTTTACTTTAacttgtttttctaaccctttgctcatttcgcctttttcggtttctgcttttaaagcctctaactgtgctgcttgaatttgctttgtgagatcagtacgaattgtaatgttcaaagctcggaccctaagaggttttactctttctttccgacttagggcatcagctacaacattagtctttccggggtggtaacagatttcacaatcgtaatcgtttaacaactctacccagcgacgttgtctcatattgagttgtttttgatcaaaaatatgctgaagactcttatggtcggtgtacactgtacacttggtgccatatagatagtgtctccatattttgagtgcaaaaactactgctccaagttccaaatcgtgcgtcgtatagttcttttcatgaatttttagttgtcgtgaggcatatgcgataactttggtGCGTTGCATTAAtgcacatcctaaaccttggcgcgaagcgtcacaatagatcacgaaatcatcatttacttccggtaatgacaaaatgggtgcagacgttaacttcttctttaataactgaaatgaggattcctgttccgtggaccaatcatacttctttcccttttggttCTCTctaccaattgtttgtgtgcacatggttcgacagacattctggcagtgtatttaatttttgattggggttttgaggtacccgttgcctcagtgggtttaatacaataagggtggttacggatcgaatggtcctcagtgacttcttttatttcattagcgaaatcctattcctcactgatctcgtctgatgacgaactgtctgagtcatgtgtaggagaatatgatgacgaactatctgcatcatgtgtacgagaatatgtaccggtggtcatgaaccgaaatctgccaggcaatatattcacaacccgcccgtcggcggtgtatctggcccaatgtccatgttcgtttagaaatggacgaccCTCGCTTActacagggatcatgggtccatgccaacgatactgtggctccggaaaactagagttgggtggagctgggacctcctctgggtttaccgggatttgagattccccggctaacacaatttcttctttaataggtattggaacgcccttttcagttgtggatagaatagattcagtgtccgattctgagtcgtacaaaatgataggattagaagaagtcatctatcacataattgaaacaacaattacgttagcatataaatatatcacatataatgtttttgatcaaatgataagcaaaaatcagtaaaaacagatatggtcatagcccagactcactaatgcatcctaacaattaccagttaaacacactaatgtaatttctggttccctatgacctcaagctcggataccaactgtaacgacccgtcaaaatcgctattgacgcggcacgttaatcattgattccacagtgaggttttgacctctatatgatacgttttgataaaatattgcattcattaaaataagtgactttctaaacatagaaagttataaacatgtgggcgagtgcttaggtataagcaaaaccccaaaatacataagtctttaatttacaggttgacatcacagtccaattatttattacacaacgcagttttattttgaatgcaataaactttgtacaaagcatgagagactccatgcaggcaacaaacacatcacagcggaagcagtctaaggacctgagaataaaacatgctaaaaagtcaacacgaatgttggtgagttataggtttaattgctcgagtcataaacatatataaagatagaccacaagatttcatcaaaagtttatcaatagattctacgtaacagagcaccctggtaactaaacttaacgctatagtgataattaccccattcgttttaatacacgcaaaccaacgtgtcttaaactcaaataacatacttccgttaaaaggctagcgctctagctcggacggggatgtcaagccctatggatccatatacaattattctcgcccaccagtccatatcctatgtactggcagctactagttaccaaaactaagggatttttgttttaactcagtgtagaatttagtatgtacttgtgtcttattgcgtttaaaataaagtgcatgtattctcagcccaaaaatatttaaagtatttaaaaagggagactataaactcacggttcaatattgagactcaatattgtaggcaaattgcgtagatgtaatgatagtagacgactgtatggttggtcttggattcaagaacaatacccaatatttccttattttaaaacggtttgaaacccgaattaaaaacaccctcgtatatagcttattattattaaacttaaatttaaaattataattataatataaatataaattttgagaGAAGAAAAAAATTAAGTAAATACTTCGTCGAGtaaactgccttttataggcatgtttcctgattttggtccccatgcgatcgcatgggttttcagtgcttttgccatgcgatcgcatggcgttttgtttgctagttcgtcgacataatatttactgcagcaaatagtgtttttggtccccatgcgatcgcatgggttttcagtgcttttgccatgcgatcgcatggctaggctgaacagctcatttctgcttgttttctagtccgtagcaaatagtgtgttactgtagcactgtagcaaaatacgttttcactgtagcaaatagtgttttactgtagaaaatagtgatttactgtagcaaatagtgttttactgtagcaaagtcgtttttacagtagcaattagtgttttacttgtacatcttataatatatatatatatatatatatatatatatatatatataatattaaatcatatagagaattggtttaaataagtcgaaattttccgggtcattatatCGAACCTGGTGCTCAAGAGCATAGTTCGACTTTTATCAAGCAGCGAAGTTTTTTTGAACATGGGTTTGTGCAAACCATGTTCGAACCTATGGTGTACATTCGCAATTTTCATGTAAAAGGTGTATTTTGTTCAAAAGCTTTGAAAATAAGTGTAAATTCGTCAGAATCCCAACCAATGACCCTTCCAAGCGAGAAAAGGCCAAAGAAAGTCCTTGAAGTTGAAAACGAATCACTTGGAGTCGGCAACTTCTTCAATGTTATCCGTGTTGAACTAACCTTTTCTTTTTACTCACTATGCACTATGCATGAGCAACGATGGCTATTTTAGTATTGTTGTGGTACAACGACCACAATGTGTCgttatggtggtgatggttgtgATGTTGTAGGGGCGGACCACGAAGACAACGAAGAAAGCATTTATTTGATTTGCCGGATTTGTTGATTTTAATTTCTTCTCTTTATTTGATTTGGCGTGTTCATTAAAGACATTTGAGTTCTTGTTGATTTCATTTTCTTTTTGAAAGCGTCTTCGGTTATAAAAGTTATCGTTATTTCGCCAAAAAAAAAGAACTACCAATAATTTACCACATCACCTACAACAGAATATTTACTACTACGCATTTTTCATCTCATAACATTGTCACGTCAATATAAATTACTCCCACAACAATTACATTTATCATAGAGAATggtcttagactaagatttaatcAATTTACCTACTACCTCAGCAAACATACCACAATATCTTTGAAACGTGACTTGTGAAGATAATTAACTTGCATATTGGCCCGTTTGTATATCCTAACCGGGTCGGCAACCTATAGATGGATGACTCGATGGATACCGTTCAGCTAACGACTCAACTCGAATCAATAAAACGGATCTGATATTAAAAAACGGGTCAGCCCCCAAAAAATGGACGCGAATTTCTTTTTGTCAATTTGCATACATTTCTTCAAACTAACAACGCAACCTTCATTGCTACAGCATTTTAAATGACGACGACGACGGTTTCGGCGTCGCCGTGGACGGATTGGAAATGGGAAAACGCCGTCGCTGGTTCGATCGCTGGACTTGCTACCGTCGCCTTTACTCATCCCCTTGATGTTGTCCGTACCAGATTTCAGGGTAATTCTTATCATGTTCAATCACTAGTATAATTTTATTATTTCCAGCTTTGATTTATTTGTTTAAATCGACGATTAAATGAAATTGAACAGTTTATGATGGCCGGAACCCTAACCTTCCGTGCTATAAGAACACTCCTCATGCTCTCTTCACCATTGGACGATTAGAGGTCCGTTTTATCACTATTTATTGTTCTCTCTTAAACTATATACGTTTATCATTTGTTTTCTGATAAAAATTGCAGTTCATTATCTGCTCCGGTTCGTTTGAATCATGATTTCGATATTTATAGGATCATACATGTAATCATGTATGTATATGAATTGTTGTCACAGCTTCACATACATAAATTGACTGTAACATGAAATGCCACTATTAAAATAGATTTTTTTTCCGTTTCTCCTGTACATAACTGTTTTTTTCTTCCAAATTTTGCATTGATTGAAGAATGAAGATACACGTAATTCGAAATAAATGAGTAATCTTAACGCGTTATGTTTTCGTAATCTAAAGTTTCCTCATGTTAACTTGTACATGTTCAGTAAGAGGATGAAACACCAGGGCAAAAAAGAGAGAGATTCTAAGCTAAAAAAGCTTATTATTGATTTCAAAAAGTAAACTGACATCAAATGTCATACGTCATACGTGTATATCTAATCAATGTATCGACCAATGTAGCAATAGCTTAGTGGTATCCGGTACCTTAGAAGCTAGGACCCTCCATATGGAAGCTTGATCCTAATCAATGTATCGGTCGACGGTAGTTAACCAGAAGAGATTTATATTGCATTTCCTTCCATGCCTCTAGCATGCATATACACGTTTTATTTGTTATTGTCATTTTTGCTTGTATTTCAACGGCTACACATATTTTCCAGGGTCTCAGAGGGCTCTATTCTGGCTTTAGTCCTGCAGTGTTGGGCTCAACCGTCTCATGGGGTCTATACTTTTATTTGTATGTTATTCGAAACTTGATTATTCTAGAGTTTTATAATTTTCATGCATTAAACTCGGAACTCAATTTTCATGCGTAATTGACTTCTTGACATATCACGTTTTCTGTttatagttataacactgctaaaCAACGATATATGAAGCGTCATGACAAGACAAGTGCATATATTCATCTTGCTTCAGCTGCGGAAGCAGGAGGGTTGGTTAGTTTGTTGTACTCGTCGCTTTATGTTGTTTGATTAATCACTTAACTAAACGCGTTTGATTTGTTTTTCGAATTTAATTTTGTCCTCACCACTGTAATATTACATTTGCAGGTATGTCTTATTACCAATCCTATTTGGGTTGTGAAAACAAGATTACAACTTCAGACTCCTCAGAATCAATATCGGGCATATTCTGGTTTTGGTGGTATGCTCAATCAGTCAATCTCTTATGTTAAGATGGACATATAATATGCTTTCTAAATCATCATTATTTATTTTCATGTAGCTCCTGATATGTATAAAAAGTTGGATCTTATTAACCTAATTATATTATGCAGATGCTTTGAAAACCATATTGAGAGATGAAGGATGGAGAGCGTTATACAAAGGGCTTTTACCTGGACTTTTTCTGGTTAGATTTGGTATCGTTATTTCTGTTCTAGATGCTATGAGATATGTTATGTTCTTTTGTTGTCATCCTCAATGTTCTTTTTATACTGGTCAATTTACCAACATAACTCCCTTGTTCTTTTGTTCATCTCAGCGTCGTTTTAAGCAAACTTTAAAAGGAATTATGATTTACAGCGGCCAAgcaaatatttaatataatatatatatgaaaacaTGAAAATAGTTTTTCCTAATTTTCTTACTAATTATTTTTTTCAGAAAATGAACTACATACTGATATCTTATCCTGCAGGTTACTCATGGTGCCATTCAATTTGCAGCATATGAGGAGTTTCGTGATATTATAGTTGACTTCAGGGCTAAACGTAATCCGTCTAATGCTAAAAATTCAGAGTTACTGGTAAGCTTCTCTTCAAAATGATTTATCAAGGTTCAGACCCACTTTTACCCATTAGCATGTGCATATACTACAGTAGTACCTATTATTTTAGTATTTAATGAAATATATTTAGTACTTTACTTTTATGCATTATTGATTTCGTTTTCCCGGTTTTGCCTCAGACCACAGTTGATTATGCAACCTTAGGAGCCTCCTCTAAACTGGCTGCCATTCTTGCAACATACCCATTCCAGGTACAAACTATTATGATGTAAACCTTCGACAATTTTAAGTTTAAAATGACATTTTTTTTAACTTGGTCTATATGTCCACATGCCACACGGTAACATTCTCAGGTCATTCGTTCTCGTCTTCAGGTACAGCAATCTTTTtaccttttttatttatttatttatttatttattttaatgaagaTTCATCCTTTTGGTTTCTTCACTCTTTAATTTAAATTGATCATTACTAATTGCAGCAACGACCCATGTTAGACGGGGTTCCAAGATATGTGGATAGCGGGGATGCCATGACAAAAACTGCCAAGTGAGTGTTTTCAATTGTGAAATTCTAATTCTTGTAAATGAAATTATAATTCTTGTACATGGATTATATGAAGTGGAAAGTGATACTTTCTTCATATTTGGGTTGCAGGTTAGAGGGTCCTAAAGGTTTTTACAGAGGCATTACAGCAAACCTTTTGAAAAATCTTCCTGCAGCTTCCATAACTTTCATTGTGTATGAAAACGTTCTGCATTTGCTAAAACGGACCGGGAAGAACAACTAACATGTATTATAGTGAGTAACACTAGTCATTGTAACACAATGTTGAGAGTTAAGCTATTCTTTTTATTCATTGTACCACGATAGGGTGCAAACTTGCATAAAACTTCCTCGATCAGGGAAGGTAATTGTTTAAGTTCAGTTTTAACGCGTATATGTATAGAGGTATTTAACACAATTTTTTACTAAATAATGTAATGGAATTTTTCACGGTGCCAATTTGAAAGAAGCGGAACAAAAACTGTATAATATGCCAATTGAATTACACAATCAAAAAGATGATGAATTGAAAGAAACTAGACATGTATTCATTTGATTAAGCTTTATCGTCGTGAAACCCCCATCTAGTTTCCTTGGGAGATCTTCCGTTTCTACATTTCTTAACATAACGATCGTTACCTTCAGGTCGTTCCTGCAGACATAGTGACCATACTCTATAAATACTAAAGCAATATAGTGTACTTATAGGAAACATATTCAAGTAAGACTTTTTAAAATGTTTAAAAGAAGAAATAAACAGACCTTGACGGTTGAACTTGATAGCATGGAGAGAATGCTGATACAGACAGAGCTGACCGTCATGGCTGGAGACCATGAGTCGTATAATATATCTACATGAAAATAATCAAACCTTGAGATTGCGATTTATATATATAGCACGTATTAGTAAACGGTTGGTGCTTAAAATACAATGTATGTATACTTACCTAAACAAATATGGCCATTGCTATAAATATGTGGATGTAAAGGAGCTGGATGCAAAAATA
This genomic interval carries:
- the LOC139896551 gene encoding probable ubiquitin-conjugating enzyme E2 16 yields the protein MTGSSASSRKVLSKIASNRLQKELVEWQVNPPPGFHHKVTDNLQRWVIEVYGAQGTLYANEKYQLQVDFPEHYPMESPQVIFLHPAPLHPHIYSNGHICLDILYDSWSPAMTVSSVCISILSMLSSSTVKERPEGNDRYVKKCRNGRSPKETRWGFHDDKA
- the LOC139896550 gene encoding folate transporter 1, chloroplastic-like; translated protein: MTTTTVSASPWTDWKWENAVAGSIAGLATVAFTHPLDVVRTRFQVYDGRNPNLPCYKNTPHALFTIGRLEGLRGLYSGFSPAVLGSTVSWGLYFYFYNTAKQRYMKRHDKTSAYIHLASAAEAGGLVCLITNPIWVVKTRLQLQTPQNQYRAYSGFGDALKTILRDEGWRALYKGLLPGLFLVTHGAIQFAAYEEFRDIIVDFRAKRNPSNAKNSELLTTVDYATLGASSKLAAILATYPFQVIRSRLQQRPMLDGVPRYVDSGDAMTKTAKLEGPKGFYRGITANLLKNLPAASITFIVYENVLHLLKRTGKNN